From the genome of Rhizobium binae, one region includes:
- a CDS encoding VOC family protein codes for MTTDTSYALTRPAYIDQSHLVVSDLALVSGFYQSMLGLKIIEKTASGEILGVGDLPLLTLTTARNAAIAPRNAAGLFHTAFLMPDRTELARWLRHAAHHNVALDGASDHLVSEAIYLSDPEGNGIEIYADRPHEQWKFHQDGMIEMATLRLDLQALYDSAPDERWNGMAAGTAIGHLHLQVGDIPQADAFYRDVLGLKLMARYPGASFFATGGYHHHLAANIWNSRGAAPRADNMTGLSDYTIRFNDKATLDAAVSKLDALEINSEKRNGGVFLRDPWGIGLTLSA; via the coding sequence ATGACGACCGATACATCCTATGCGCTGACGCGGCCTGCCTATATCGACCAATCGCATCTCGTCGTCAGCGATCTAGCTCTCGTGTCCGGCTTCTACCAGTCGATGCTCGGCCTCAAGATTATCGAAAAGACCGCAAGCGGCGAAATTCTCGGGGTCGGCGATCTGCCGCTGCTGACGCTGACGACCGCGCGCAACGCGGCCATCGCGCCGCGCAACGCCGCCGGGCTCTTCCACACCGCCTTCCTGATGCCCGACCGCACCGAACTGGCGCGCTGGCTGCGCCATGCGGCGCATCACAATGTCGCGCTCGACGGCGCCTCCGACCATCTCGTCAGCGAGGCAATCTACCTTTCCGACCCCGAAGGCAACGGCATCGAAATCTATGCCGACCGGCCACACGAGCAATGGAAGTTCCATCAGGATGGGATGATCGAGATGGCGACACTGCGCCTCGACCTGCAGGCGCTCTATGACAGCGCGCCGGATGAGCGCTGGAACGGCATGGCCGCGGGGACGGCAATCGGCCACCTGCACCTGCAGGTCGGCGACATCCCGCAGGCCGACGCCTTCTACCGCGACGTGCTCGGCCTCAAGCTGATGGCCCGCTATCCCGGCGCGAGCTTCTTTGCCACCGGCGGCTATCATCACCACCTCGCCGCCAACATCTGGAACAGCCGGGGCGCGGCCCCGCGCGCCGACAATATGACCGGGCTGTCTGACTACACGATCCGTTTCAACGACAAGGCGACGCTGGATGCGGCGGTCTCCAAGCTCGACGCACTGGAGATCAACAGCGAGAAGCGCAACGGCGGCGTCTTCCTGAGGGACCCCTGGGGCATCGGCCTGACGCTGTCGGCCTGA
- a CDS encoding universal stress protein, giving the protein MYKKIIVAIALGGLDRGEDILRKAASLLDAGGEIVALNVVEDVPTYVAIELPANMLEDAMKDSRDRLQALVAATGVAATVEIRNGPPAKAIIAAAESHRADLIILASHVPDFSNYFIGATADRVVRHAKCSVLVERHKI; this is encoded by the coding sequence ATGTACAAAAAGATCATCGTGGCGATCGCGCTCGGCGGCCTCGACAGGGGAGAAGACATCCTCCGCAAGGCCGCGTCGCTGCTCGACGCGGGCGGCGAGATCGTCGCGCTCAACGTCGTCGAGGACGTTCCGACCTATGTCGCGATCGAACTGCCGGCCAATATGCTCGAGGACGCCATGAAGGACAGCCGCGACAGGCTGCAGGCGCTGGTCGCCGCGACCGGAGTCGCGGCAACGGTGGAAATCCGCAACGGCCCGCCGGCCAAGGCCATCATTGCGGCCGCTGAAAGCCATCGCGCCGACCTCATCATCCTCGCCTCGCATGTCCCGGATTTTTCCAACTACTTCATTGGCGCCACGGCCGACCGCGTGGTGCGCCATGCCAAGTGCTCGGTGCTGGTCGAGCGCCACAAGATCTGA
- the trhA gene encoding PAQR family membrane homeostasis protein TrhA — translation MAEFNGIRWAYDRYELIADGIVHGVGLVLALVGATVLIFYATVWSSYGALAAAWIYGVGLVLTLAISFSYNVWPVSRTKWFLRRFDHSAIFILIAATYTPFLERGADDPLLFYMLVAIWVFAAVGIVLKCVFPGRYDRLAILLYLAMGWSGVLVAGPVAARIPSASMLLIIIGGVLYSLGVIFHVWEKLRFQNAIWHGFVVIAAAVHYSAVFTCFSLSASGF, via the coding sequence ATGGCTGAGTTCAACGGCATTCGCTGGGCTTACGACAGATATGAGCTGATCGCCGATGGCATCGTCCATGGCGTCGGCCTGGTGCTGGCGCTGGTCGGCGCCACCGTGCTGATTTTCTATGCCACGGTCTGGAGCTCCTACGGCGCGCTCGCCGCCGCCTGGATCTATGGCGTCGGACTGGTGCTGACGCTTGCCATCTCCTTTTCCTACAACGTCTGGCCGGTCTCGCGCACCAAATGGTTCCTGCGCCGCTTCGATCATTCGGCGATCTTCATCCTGATCGCCGCCACCTATACGCCCTTCCTCGAACGCGGCGCTGACGATCCGCTGCTCTTCTACATGCTGGTGGCGATCTGGGTGTTTGCCGCCGTCGGCATTGTCCTGAAATGCGTCTTTCCCGGCCGCTACGACCGTCTCGCCATCCTGCTTTATCTCGCCATGGGCTGGAGCGGCGTGCTGGTGGCCGGGCCTGTCGCCGCGCGCATCCCCTCCGCCTCGATGCTGCTGATCATCATCGGCGGCGTCCTCTATTCGCTCGGCGTCATCTTCCATGTCTGGGAGAAGCTGCGCTTCCAGAACGCCATCTGGCACGGCTTCGTCGTCATCGCCGCCGCCGTGCATTATTCGGCGGTCTTTACCTGTTTCAGCCTGTCGGCATCGGGTTTCTGA
- a CDS encoding GNAT family N-acetyltransferase: MTDAVLIRDAIEVDLPAIRDIYNHAVEHTTAIWNETLADLENRREWMKARKGRGFPVVVAEMSGKVAGYASYGDWRAFDGYRHTVEHSVYVDKDYRGAGIGEALMRALIARAAAADIHVMIAGIEAENTASIRLHEKLGFRIAGRFSEVGTKFGRWLDLTCMELRLPSKAD; the protein is encoded by the coding sequence ATGACAGACGCCGTTCTTATTCGCGACGCCATCGAAGTCGATCTTCCCGCCATCCGCGATATCTACAATCACGCCGTCGAGCATACGACGGCGATTTGGAACGAGACGCTGGCCGATCTCGAAAACCGGCGGGAATGGATGAAGGCGCGCAAAGGCCGCGGCTTTCCCGTCGTCGTCGCCGAAATGTCGGGCAAGGTCGCAGGCTACGCCTCCTATGGCGACTGGCGCGCCTTCGACGGCTATCGCCACACGGTTGAGCATTCCGTCTATGTCGACAAGGATTACCGCGGGGCCGGCATCGGCGAGGCTCTGATGCGGGCGCTGATCGCCCGTGCCGCTGCCGCCGATATCCACGTGATGATCGCCGGCATCGAGGCCGAGAACACCGCCTCGATCCGGCTGCACGAGAAACTCGGCTTCCGCATCGCCGGCAGATTTTCCGAAGTCGGCACCAAGTTCGGCCGCTGGCTGGATCTGACCTGCATGGAGCTTCGTCTGCCCTCAAAGGCGGATTGA
- a CDS encoding pentapeptide repeat-containing protein → MAMHRSPLGLLAFLLLASAPISTRAADCGSTPSPKLDWQECSKKNLMLQGSDLEGANLFSTDFSLTDLSGGNFKSANLEKATLVRASLEGAHAEGANFAKVEAYRASFANIAAEGASFAGAELQRANFGGARLSGASFEKAELGRADFDKAVLTGVKFSYANLSRADLSHATFEGPLIFERAFMFLTRIEGLDLSAAAGLEQAQIDLACGDASTKLPAGLSAPTTWPCPADHE, encoded by the coding sequence ATGGCAATGCATAGATCGCCGCTCGGCCTCCTTGCCTTCCTTCTTCTCGCCTCTGCCCCGATATCCACCCGCGCTGCCGATTGCGGCAGCACGCCTTCACCAAAGCTCGACTGGCAGGAATGTTCAAAGAAGAACCTGATGCTGCAGGGCAGTGATCTTGAAGGCGCCAATCTCTTCAGCACAGATTTTTCGCTGACCGATCTCAGCGGCGGAAATTTCAAATCCGCCAATCTCGAGAAGGCGACTTTGGTGCGCGCCTCGCTCGAGGGTGCACATGCCGAAGGGGCCAATTTCGCCAAGGTCGAGGCCTATCGCGCCAGCTTCGCCAATATTGCCGCCGAAGGCGCATCCTTTGCCGGCGCCGAGCTGCAGCGCGCCAATTTCGGCGGCGCCCGGCTCTCCGGCGCGAGCTTCGAAAAGGCCGAACTCGGCCGCGCCGACTTCGACAAGGCGGTACTGACGGGGGTAAAATTCTCCTACGCCAATCTCTCCCGCGCCGACCTTTCCCACGCCACCTTCGAAGGCCCGTTAATCTTCGAGCGCGCCTTCATGTTCCTGACTCGCATCGAAGGCCTCGACCTCTCGGCTGCCGCCGGGCTCGAACAGGCACAGATCGACCTCGCCTGCGGTGACGCCTCGACCAAACTGCCCGCCGGCCTCTCGGCGCCGACGACATGGCCTTGTCCGGCTGATCACGAGTGA
- a CDS encoding usg protein, with protein MRFSSDLERQLNGYGLTTAHILYRIPDFESVLQTYVWQDYDLAPDFPEMHKFLEFWQSSLDGPLHSVRYTHQRLIGPNEWRRVMGEFKLH; from the coding sequence ATGCGATTTTCCTCAGATCTGGAACGTCAACTGAACGGCTATGGGCTGACCACTGCACATATCCTCTATCGCATTCCTGATTTTGAATCCGTGCTGCAAACCTATGTCTGGCAGGATTACGATCTTGCCCCGGACTTTCCGGAGATGCACAAGTTTCTCGAGTTCTGGCAGTCCTCCCTCGACGGGCCGTTGCATTCTGTTCGCTACACCCACCAGCGGCTGATCGGGCCGAACGAGTGGCGCCGCGTCATGGGCGAGTTCAAACTCCACTAA
- the groES gene encoding co-chaperone GroES produces MSFRPLHDRILVRRVDSEEKTKGGIIIPDTAKEKPQEGEVIAVGPGARNDAGQIQALDVKVGDRILFGKWSGTEIKINGEDLLIMKESDVMGIIEARAAEKIAA; encoded by the coding sequence ATGTCGTTCCGACCGCTTCATGATCGCATTCTCGTCCGCCGCGTCGATTCCGAGGAAAAGACCAAGGGCGGCATCATCATCCCCGACACCGCCAAGGAAAAGCCGCAGGAAGGCGAGGTCATCGCCGTCGGCCCCGGCGCGCGCAATGATGCCGGCCAAATCCAGGCGCTCGACGTCAAGGTCGGCGATCGCATCCTGTTCGGCAAGTGGTCGGGCACGGAGATCAAGATCAACGGCGAAGACCTGCTGATCATGAAGGAAAGCGATGTCATGGGCATCATCGAGGCCCGGGCCGCCGAAAAGATCGCTGCCTGA
- the groL gene encoding chaperonin GroEL (60 kDa chaperone family; promotes refolding of misfolded polypeptides especially under stressful conditions; forms two stacked rings of heptamers to form a barrel-shaped 14mer; ends can be capped by GroES; misfolded proteins enter the barrel where they are refolded when GroES binds) has translation MAAKEVKFHSDARERMLRGVDVLANAVKVTLGPKGRNVVIDKSFGAPRITKDGVSVAKEIELEDKFENMGAQMLREVASKTNDLAGDGTTTATVLAQAIVKEGAKAVASGMNPMDLKRGIDLAVTAVVAELKANARKISNNSEIAQVGTISANGDSEIGRYLAEAMGKVGNEGVITVEEAKTAETELEVVEGMQFDRGYLSPYFVTNQDKMRVELEDPYILIHEKKLSNLQSMLPVLEAVVQSGKPLLIIAEDVEGEALATLVVNKLRGGLKIAAVKAPGFGDRRKAMLEDIAILTGGTVISEDLGIKLENVTLNMLGRAKKVAIEKENTTIIDGAGSKAELDGRTAQIRAQIEETTSDYDREKLQERLAKLAGGVAVIRVGGSTEVEVKEKKDRVDDALHATRAAVEEGILPGGGVALLRAVKALENVQTANADQRVGLDIVRRAIEAPVRQIAENAGAEGSIIVGKLREKSEFSYGWNAQTGEYGDLYAQGVIDPAKVVRTALQDAASVAGLLVTTEAMIAEKPKKDAAPAMPAGAGMDF, from the coding sequence ATGGCTGCGAAAGAAGTCAAATTTCATAGCGATGCCCGTGAACGCATGCTGCGTGGGGTCGATGTGCTGGCCAATGCCGTGAAGGTGACCCTCGGCCCGAAGGGCCGCAACGTCGTGATCGACAAGTCCTTCGGCGCCCCGCGCATCACCAAGGACGGCGTTTCGGTCGCCAAGGAAATCGAACTCGAAGACAAGTTCGAGAACATGGGCGCCCAGATGCTGCGTGAAGTTGCATCGAAGACAAATGATCTCGCCGGGGACGGTACCACGACGGCGACCGTTCTTGCTCAGGCGATCGTCAAGGAAGGTGCCAAGGCGGTTGCCTCAGGCATGAACCCGATGGACCTGAAGCGCGGCATCGATCTTGCCGTTACCGCCGTCGTCGCGGAACTGAAGGCCAACGCCCGCAAGATCTCCAACAATTCCGAAATTGCTCAGGTCGGTACCATTTCCGCCAACGGCGATTCCGAGATCGGCCGCTACCTCGCCGAAGCGATGGGAAAGGTCGGCAACGAAGGCGTCATCACGGTCGAAGAAGCCAAGACCGCCGAAACCGAGCTCGAAGTCGTCGAAGGCATGCAGTTCGACCGCGGCTACCTCAGCCCCTATTTCGTCACCAACCAGGACAAGATGCGGGTCGAGCTTGAGGATCCCTATATCCTCATCCATGAGAAGAAGCTCTCGAACCTGCAGTCGATGCTCCCGGTTCTCGAGGCCGTTGTCCAGTCCGGCAAGCCGCTCCTGATCATCGCCGAAGACGTCGAGGGCGAAGCGCTTGCAACGCTCGTCGTCAACAAGCTGCGCGGCGGCCTGAAGATCGCTGCCGTCAAGGCGCCTGGCTTCGGCGACCGCCGCAAGGCCATGCTCGAAGACATCGCCATCCTGACGGGCGGCACCGTGATCTCCGAAGATCTTGGCATCAAGCTCGAGAATGTGACGCTCAATATGCTTGGCCGCGCCAAGAAAGTGGCGATCGAAAAGGAAAACACCACGATCATCGACGGTGCTGGTTCGAAGGCGGAACTCGACGGTCGCACCGCTCAGATCCGCGCCCAGATCGAAGAAACCACCTCCGACTACGACCGCGAGAAGCTGCAGGAACGCCTTGCCAAGCTCGCCGGCGGCGTTGCCGTCATCCGCGTCGGCGGCTCGACGGAAGTCGAAGTGAAGGAAAAGAAGGACCGCGTCGACGACGCCCTTCACGCAACCCGTGCGGCGGTCGAGGAAGGCATCCTGCCGGGCGGCGGCGTGGCGCTGCTGCGCGCCGTCAAGGCGCTTGAAAACGTTCAGACCGCCAATGCCGACCAGCGCGTCGGTCTCGATATCGTCCGCCGGGCAATCGAGGCTCCGGTTCGCCAGATCGCCGAAAACGCCGGCGCGGAAGGCTCGATCATCGTCGGCAAGCTGCGCGAGAAGAGCGAGTTCTCCTATGGCTGGAACGCCCAGACGGGTGAATACGGCGACCTCTATGCGCAGGGCGTCATCGATCCGGCCAAGGTCGTCCGCACGGCGCTACAGGATGCCGCCTCCGTTGCCGGTCTTCTGGTCACGACGGAAGCCATGATCGCCGAGAAGCCGAAGAAAGACGCCGCTCCGGCAATGCCGGCCGGCGCCGGAATGGACTTCTAA
- a CDS encoding glycosyltransferase family 4 protein produces MKIAQIAPLAESVPPKLYGGTERIVSYLTEELVAQGHEVTLFASGDSVTGARLVPCADVALRLNPMVKDHLPHQVVMLEEIRRRAHEFDVLHFHIDLLHFPLIRDFADRTVTTLHGRLDLPDLKPLYTAFPDVPLVSISNDQRRPMPPVDWRGTVYHGLPVDLLPFTRNPRGNYLAFLGRISPEKRPDRAIQIAAKVGMPLKIAAKIDNVDKAYWETVIQPMVKSHPQIEFIGEIDEQQKADFLGNAGALLFPIDWPEPFGLVMIEAMACGTPVIAFGFGSVPEVIDNGISGILVDSVTEAAENVEWALRLDRRRVRAAFEKRFTAERMACDYLDIYRNLPGVRTKAAPIRRSNGRAPDLQAVA; encoded by the coding sequence ATGAAGATCGCTCAGATTGCACCGCTCGCCGAGAGTGTTCCGCCGAAGCTCTACGGGGGAACGGAGCGCATCGTTTCTTATCTGACTGAAGAACTCGTCGCCCAGGGGCACGAGGTCACGCTCTTTGCCAGCGGCGATTCCGTCACTGGCGCGAGACTAGTCCCGTGTGCGGATGTCGCACTTCGGTTGAATCCGATGGTCAAGGACCATCTGCCGCATCAGGTCGTGATGCTGGAGGAGATCCGTCGGCGCGCGCATGAGTTCGACGTGCTGCATTTCCACATCGATCTGCTGCATTTCCCACTGATCCGCGATTTCGCCGATCGCACGGTTACCACACTGCACGGGCGACTGGACCTGCCGGATCTCAAGCCGCTTTACACGGCCTTCCCGGATGTTCCGCTGGTGTCGATCTCAAATGATCAGCGCCGCCCTATGCCGCCGGTGGACTGGCGCGGAACGGTCTATCACGGTCTGCCGGTCGACCTTCTCCCCTTCACGCGGAACCCCAGGGGCAACTACCTTGCCTTCCTTGGGCGAATTTCCCCGGAGAAGCGCCCCGACCGCGCAATCCAGATCGCGGCGAAGGTGGGTATGCCGCTGAAGATCGCCGCCAAGATCGATAATGTCGACAAGGCCTATTGGGAAACTGTCATCCAGCCGATGGTTAAGAGCCATCCGCAGATTGAATTCATCGGCGAGATCGATGAACAACAGAAAGCGGACTTCCTCGGAAACGCAGGTGCTCTGCTTTTCCCGATCGATTGGCCGGAGCCCTTCGGCCTGGTGATGATCGAGGCCATGGCCTGCGGCACGCCGGTGATCGCGTTCGGCTTTGGCTCGGTTCCCGAGGTCATTGACAATGGCATTTCCGGCATTCTCGTCGACAGTGTCACCGAGGCGGCCGAGAACGTCGAATGGGCGCTCCGGCTCGATCGGCGAAGGGTGCGGGCCGCGTTCGAAAAGCGCTTCACCGCGGAACGTATGGCGTGCGACTATCTCGACATCTACCGCAACTTGCCGGGCGTTCGTACCAAAGCCGCGCCAATCCGTCGGTCGAATGGTCGCGCGCCCGACCTGCAGGCTGTTGCCTGA
- a CDS encoding amylo-alpha-1,6-glucosidase yields the protein MSKISADSNSATASPGPMGAVAQFFIPAAASLQERRPRTLKHGDTFAVFDYNGDALSGLGSPEGLFHRDTRYLSHFYLTINGRRPMLLSSTLRDDNATLTCDLTNPDLFDNKGKLLLGHDLIHLRRSRFLWNACCYERVAVRNYDDRRQHVRIEIAFEADFADLFEVRGTARARRGRHLPAVMEQDCVLLSYIGLDGRKRSTRLSFMPEPVEIHNDFVAYDLHLEPHATKSLFIQIGCDQTSGDRLSRLSFFLALRDARRALRASSSRAASIATSNEIFNETARRSVSDLYMLMTDKAEGPYPYAGIPWFSTVFGRDALITALQTLWLDPEIARGVLGHLAANQATNVDPGSDAEPGKILHETRYGEMAELGEVPFGRYYGSVDSTPLFVMLAGAYLQRTGDLATIDRLLSHVEAALTWIDEHGDRDGDGFVEYGRLTEEGLINQAWKDSHDSVFHADGTLARGPIAIAEVQAYVYGAWQSAAEIFRRKGMPERAASFLARAEGLRRAFDVSFFDEELGTYVLALDGDKQPCRVRSSNAGHALFTGIAYPERVEQVTRTLMSASSFCGWGIRTIPSTEARYNPMSYHNGSIWPHDNALIANGLARYGYRVEAARIFEGLFAAATYIDLRRLPELLCGLPRQRARGPTFYPVACSPQAWAAAAPLSLLQSCLGLDFDPNGPLISFNMPRLPSFLDEVILRRLLIGSGSADVAVRRSGGQFVVDVINRQGNVQVAITA from the coding sequence ATGTCGAAGATTTCTGCGGACAGCAACTCCGCCACGGCATCGCCGGGCCCGATGGGGGCGGTCGCTCAGTTCTTCATTCCGGCTGCCGCATCGCTGCAGGAGCGCCGGCCCCGCACCCTCAAGCACGGCGATACTTTCGCCGTCTTCGACTATAATGGCGACGCTCTTTCCGGTCTCGGCAGTCCGGAGGGGCTCTTTCACCGCGATACCCGTTATCTCTCGCATTTCTACCTGACGATCAACGGACGGCGGCCGATGCTTCTGTCGTCGACGCTGCGCGATGACAACGCCACGCTGACCTGCGATCTCACCAATCCGGATCTGTTCGACAACAAGGGAAAGCTGCTTCTGGGCCATGACCTGATTCACCTGCGCAGGTCGCGGTTTCTCTGGAATGCCTGTTGTTATGAACGGGTGGCCGTGAGGAATTATGACGATCGGCGGCAACATGTCCGCATCGAGATCGCGTTCGAGGCGGATTTCGCCGATCTCTTCGAAGTCCGCGGCACCGCAAGAGCGCGGAGAGGGCGCCATCTTCCGGCCGTCATGGAGCAGGATTGCGTCCTGCTTTCCTATATTGGCCTGGACGGCCGCAAGCGGTCGACGCGCCTTTCCTTCATGCCTGAACCGGTTGAAATTCATAACGATTTTGTCGCCTATGATCTCCATCTCGAGCCGCACGCGACCAAATCGCTCTTCATCCAGATTGGCTGCGACCAGACCTCCGGCGACCGACTGAGCCGCCTTTCCTTCTTCTTGGCGTTGCGAGACGCCCGCCGTGCATTGCGCGCCTCTTCCTCGCGCGCAGCGTCGATTGCGACATCCAACGAGATCTTCAACGAAACCGCTCGCCGCAGCGTCTCCGACCTCTACATGCTGATGACCGACAAGGCCGAAGGACCCTATCCCTATGCCGGCATTCCCTGGTTTAGCACTGTCTTCGGCCGCGACGCCCTGATCACGGCGCTTCAGACACTTTGGCTCGACCCTGAGATCGCCCGCGGGGTTCTCGGTCATCTCGCAGCCAACCAGGCGACGAATGTCGATCCTGGCTCGGACGCCGAGCCGGGCAAGATCCTGCACGAAACGCGTTACGGCGAAATGGCCGAACTTGGCGAGGTTCCATTCGGGCGCTATTACGGCAGCGTCGATTCGACGCCGCTGTTTGTGATGCTGGCTGGCGCCTATCTCCAGCGTACCGGTGATCTTGCGACGATCGACCGTCTTCTGTCACATGTCGAAGCGGCACTGACGTGGATCGACGAGCATGGCGATCGCGACGGCGACGGCTTCGTTGAATATGGACGTTTGACGGAGGAAGGACTGATCAATCAGGCCTGGAAAGACAGCCATGATTCGGTTTTCCATGCCGACGGCACATTGGCCAGGGGGCCGATCGCGATTGCTGAGGTCCAGGCTTATGTCTATGGCGCGTGGCAAAGTGCTGCCGAGATCTTCCGGCGCAAGGGAATGCCTGAACGAGCGGCGAGCTTTCTCGCGCGGGCGGAGGGACTGCGCCGGGCCTTCGACGTGAGCTTCTTCGATGAGGAGCTTGGCACATATGTATTGGCCCTGGACGGGGACAAACAACCCTGCCGGGTTCGATCCTCAAATGCCGGCCATGCGCTGTTCACCGGTATTGCTTATCCTGAGCGGGTCGAACAGGTTACGCGCACTCTAATGAGCGCATCGTCCTTCTGTGGCTGGGGCATCCGCACCATTCCCTCCACCGAAGCGCGGTACAATCCCATGAGCTATCACAATGGCTCGATCTGGCCACATGACAACGCCTTGATCGCCAATGGCCTTGCCCGCTATGGCTATCGCGTCGAAGCTGCGCGGATCTTCGAGGGCTTGTTTGCTGCCGCGACCTATATCGACCTGCGGCGACTCCCCGAGCTTCTCTGCGGCCTGCCGCGCCAACGGGCGCGGGGGCCGACATTTTATCCCGTCGCGTGCTCGCCTCAAGCATGGGCGGCAGCAGCCCCCTTGTCTCTGCTGCAATCCTGCCTCGGCCTCGACTTCGACCCGAATGGACCGCTCATCAGCTTCAATATGCCGCGACTTCCATCTTTCCTCGATGAGGTGATCTTGCGACGCCTGCTGATCGGCAGTGGCTCGGCCGACGTCGCCGTCCGTCGGTCGGGAGGTCAGTTCGTGGTCGACGTGATCAATCGCCAGGGCAATGTTCAGGTGGCCATCACGGCCTGA
- a CDS encoding Hsp20 family protein, with translation MRTNLDFSPLFRSSIGFERMLNALETASRAETVDNWPPYDIVKTGDDEYRIAMAVAGFSREELAITQEQNMLIVSGQKTDSEDVQYLHRGIAARFQRQFELADHVKVVDAGLVNGLLTIGLKHEMPEQLKPRQIEIATVQARPKAEPKPIEAGKHAA, from the coding sequence ATGAGGACAAACCTCGATTTCTCTCCCCTGTTCCGGTCGAGCATCGGCTTCGAGCGTATGTTGAACGCGCTCGAGACCGCGAGCCGCGCCGAGACGGTCGATAACTGGCCGCCCTACGACATCGTCAAAACCGGCGACGATGAGTACCGCATTGCTATGGCGGTAGCGGGCTTCTCGCGCGAGGAGCTGGCGATCACTCAAGAGCAGAACATGCTCATCGTCTCGGGGCAGAAGACCGACAGCGAAGATGTGCAATACCTGCATCGCGGCATTGCGGCGCGGTTCCAGCGTCAGTTCGAACTCGCCGACCACGTGAAGGTCGTGGATGCCGGCCTCGTCAACGGTCTGCTGACCATCGGTCTCAAGCACGAAATGCCCGAACAGTTGAAGCCGCGCCAGATTGAGATCGCAACGGTTCAGGCGAGGCCGAAAGCGGAACCGAAACCGATCGAGGCAGGCAAGCACGCGGCTTAA
- a CDS encoding Hsp20/alpha crystallin family protein has protein sequence MSVRDLIPWGRNNGNQVPTFFRDDDRDPFLSLHREVNRLFDDVLRGFGSGLPSQRGASGFGAGWPNVEISDTGKEIKVTAEVPGLEEKDIEVLLDDGVLTLKGEKRSETEDKEKQFSERYYGRFERRIPLGSEVKEDQVEATFKNGVLTVSLPKTERAQSQVKRIAIRS, from the coding sequence ATGAGTGTCCGTGACTTGATTCCCTGGGGTCGCAATAACGGCAACCAGGTTCCGACTTTCTTTCGCGACGATGACCGCGATCCCTTCCTGTCACTTCATCGCGAAGTCAACCGGCTGTTCGACGATGTTCTCCGTGGCTTCGGCTCCGGCCTGCCGTCACAGCGCGGCGCCAGCGGCTTCGGCGCCGGCTGGCCCAATGTGGAAATCTCCGATACCGGCAAGGAAATCAAGGTAACGGCCGAAGTCCCCGGCCTTGAGGAGAAGGACATCGAGGTCCTGCTCGATGACGGCGTTCTGACGCTGAAGGGTGAAAAACGTTCCGAGACCGAAGACAAGGAGAAGCAGTTCTCGGAGCGCTACTACGGCCGCTTCGAGCGACGCATCCCGCTCGGTTCCGAGGTCAAGGAAGATCAGGTCGAAGCCACCTTCAAGAACGGCGTCCTGACCGTAAGCTTGCCAAAAACCGAAAGGGCTCAGTCACAGGTCAAGCGCATCGCGATCAGGAGCTGA
- a CDS encoding DUF982 domain-containing protein yields the protein MKPDVFKKPVTIFVGLGFPAEVRTVMEAYRHLSEWPATLRDAAHSIALKACTAALRGEIEAETARGLFVAFADRHDLLAPESATLITSLPQRNKEPHVP from the coding sequence ATGAAACCCGATGTGTTCAAAAAGCCTGTCACTATTTTTGTCGGCCTCGGATTTCCAGCGGAGGTCCGAACAGTCATGGAAGCCTATCGGCATCTTTCCGAATGGCCGGCGACACTCAGAGACGCGGCCCATTCGATTGCCCTCAAGGCTTGTACCGCCGCACTCCGCGGCGAAATCGAGGCGGAAACCGCCCGTGGTCTGTTTGTCGCGTTTGCTGATAGACACGATCTGCTGGCGCCGGAGAGCGCAACCCTGATAACGTCGCTTCCGCAGCGAAACAAGGAACCGCACGTCCCTTAA